The Myripristis murdjan chromosome 4, fMyrMur1.1, whole genome shotgun sequence region tctccttatatttcttaaaaaaagatttgtctTACGTTTTCTTGAAATTCCAGTTCTCCCTTTCACTTGACCTAAAATTCCTACAGTGAAAATATAAACCTCTGATTTCATACAATTAAATTACAGCTCAAGCAAGTTACAGCAAGTTTTCAAAAaggttttctgttatttattaatCGCCTGAGAGTTTATTTGGTGCTGGTCCAAGTAGCCTGATGTCTCATGTCTGCTGATGGCAAAGTTATATATTAGTCATATATAGTCATATATTCAGTTAAACCATATGTTGAATGGATTTAGTGATATAACGCAATGGATTTGCAGCTAATTTATCAAATTAAGTTTCCGGCTACCTGACAGGcaatttaaattcaatttaaattcaaatttaaatgtaatcTCCTGGTAGTAAGTGAGGCCCTGTTGTAAGAAGTTtgaatgaaaatcaaagaaatgCGTGAGAAATGAGGCGGTTACTAAGAACATATTGACAAATTTCACCTAAGAGCCTTCTTGAGAACTTTCTAaagatttcttcttcttttatatcTTAAGCTCTATCTTCAGTATAGATTCATGAATCCAGCCCCAGGATTTGCTGCAATTATGTACAAATTCAGCAATTATCACGTCGATAACTCTGGCTCTTTTTGGGGTGATCGGTTGATTTTCCCTCTTCCCCAGTACCCTATGACCCCGTATGTCTGCCAGAGCCGGCCATCACAGAGATATCTGCTGTAGCAGATAGCAAGTGTTTGCTTGTCCTTTGGAAAGAGGGGAAAGTCCACTCATCCCTGTCAAGCCAACctcagcttcacacacagcGCTCTGAGACTTCAGTGAAAAAGTTGCATTACAAGTCTAGCAGAGAAAAATTTATCAACCAGGGCGAGTTTAGGTCTTCAAAGTCTGTTTTAACATCTGAAGATAAATGTTAGATTATCTGTCAAGAGACTGCAGTGAGCGGCAGGGCTAGTCtacccactgtgtgtgtgtcagtgtgtgtgtgtgtgtgtgtgtgagtgtgttttagGATGAATGTGTACCTGCTGGTCCTGGCCCTGGCTGTTCTGCAGCAGGGGGGCAGAGCCAGACCAGACAAGCCAGGCTGCGAGAGCCCTGAGGCGGTCAGAGTAGCAGAGGAGGCCCTGGAGCAGATCAACCAGGACCGGACACACGGGTACATCCTGAGCTTCAACAGACTGTATGACCTCTCACACACCCCTGAAcaggtgaggacacacacatgccacgACCCACTTTCATGCCACCTTGAAAAATGAAACCGCGCAAGGGCAGAAGGAGGGTGGAAGTGGGTAGGGGAGGGGCAGGAGTCATATTTGCAGTGATTCAGTGTGAAAAGATATGAGTGTTTTGATAGCTGATATCACCACCTGTAGTTTTTGGATTGATTTTGTACTGATTTTCAATGTTGCTATGAGTATTTTCATGCCACAAATTGacaaaaattataaataaacgtGTTTTTCCCACAATATCAGCATAGTGGAAAAGCCTCAGAAGTTGTTTTTAGACCACACTGAAATTTTCCACTGGCACACAGGATAATAACAATGTGTTCGATAATGATATATTATTGTAATCAGTTCAAGTTGAGGGCTGTCAATATGCAATCAGGCAGACTGCATCAGGTCCAGCATATTAAAAGTGGACCCTGACTGGCTGGTATCTGATTTGCAATAAAATGTTTGCCCCCCTGTATTTGTTTAGCACTCCTCAGCCAAAAATATCTAGCTCACTTTGTTCAGTTCCCTGCCATTTTAGTTGACTGCAGTGCAAGAATTTGGACATAATCATTCAATGTAGTGTTTTCACTtttaacagttgtttttttatcacCTGATATTAATATGATGTATGATAAAGCTGCATTGGAATAAAACAGTGGTCCGCTTATTGATATGCATTCATTAGAAGTTCAGGAAAACAACCCTACAATAAAAGAATCCAAGGTCATATGATTATAATAATACTGTTAATATTATAGTCATTTATATGCTTGTGATACttgaaatgatattttttcaaaCACTGCTTCAGACTGCTGTGTTTATTTCCTCAGAGTCCTCAGTAAAAGTAATAAAGCAAACTGCATCTATAGTGCAAAGAAAGGTTTCGGCCGCTTGAACTGGAAACAAACTGTGATGTTACTGGAAAGTACAAATTATCCACAGGAGCAAGAATGAAAACCAAATGTgctgtaaatatttttataaaCGCTTGAGTGTATCGTTGAATGAGGCTATATAGTGGTTTAGGATAAAATCTGTTAtaggactttgtgtgtgtgtgtgtgtacatgggtgtgtgtgttttcaggagaAAGGCGGTTTACTCTACAAATTCACCATTGATGTCTTGGAGACCAAATGTCATGTGATCAGCAGGAAACCATGGAAACAGTGTGAAGTCAGAGGTGCTGATGATGTTCCAGTAAGTACCACATGGGGGCGACGTATATGACTGTGAGGCTGTGGAAGTGTAAAGTACAGATAaggcaataatgataatatagtAAACTCatatatatttctttgtttgatAAATCATATGttaaattacttgttaaatTATCAAGAATTATGCTGAGATCAGAATCTCTGTCAGAAGCCGTGTACGTGTTCACCTTccagtgtgttatgtgtgtgtcatgctttgtgtttgtgtttgtgcgtgtgaaTGTATCCTGTAGGTGTATGGAGAGTGTGAGGTATCTGTCTTTGCCGGCGCTCACATAGAACTGCAGAGCTACTCTTGTGCAACTCGTCAAGGTACATCGCATTACCTTATATTTAGCAGCTTTTGCCTTTATCCAAAGACCTTTCCAagcctttaaaggaatactccaacgtctTGGGCAAAACACCCTATTTCTTCGACTTAAACAAGGCGTgcaatatcattttcacctctgtacgtccagcggTCCGGTTCCAACGggtggcattttgtgttagcttagcataaaggcttgaagtctatgggagtcattagcctggctccatcaaggTGAAAATATAAACCTCTATAGCTGTCTTATTTGCACTATGCATGTGTCAATTAGTGACATGGCAGCATGTAAGGTCTGTGACAGATGGCCCCACTCACAAAACAAAGAGGGTATAATAATCCTATGGTAAATTCTGTAGGCTACTACATAAATATCACAGCATATTCACAATGTGAGAGTAATAAATCTTTCTTCACAGCAGGTCTAAACTAGAATGACTGTCAGTTTTAGCTgctgtttgacctttgaccccctgTGTTCAGTGCCTGCCACAGCGGTGGTGGAGAGTTGCCCCGACTGCCCCACAGCGGACAACCTCGACGAGCcggttgtcatggagacggCCAACCTCTCCTTGCAGAGATTCAATGCGGAGAGTCGCCTGGCCAACTACTTCACCCTGGAGAATATTACAAAAGCCAGTTCACAGGTTAGTTTACTTACTGCACAGCTAAACCAAACTACTGGTTAATAAACAACTAACTGTGACCAGGCAGAAaccgaatgaatgaatgaacagttaCACGAATAACCAAcccaaaaaatcaaataaacaaaacaaaaatgcacatgtCCTATGGTCCTGTGGTTTGCCCAGTTTTAAGGTGCTAATTGCAGCATTTTTAAAGATCTATATATAACTGTTAAATTATTTGGGACACACTTCCCACCATCTGCCACTGCCCGAAATTCAGAAAGCCTTAGCTGTGTTTGCACTGCAAGAATAGcactctcttttttgtttgtggcaTGAAGCCTCTGAGCCGCAAATCAATCCATCAGATTTACAGCGAACTTAATCCAGCAGGACCACAGAGACTGCCATTTGTCCCTGTGTGGTAATGATGTATTGACGTTAAGGCCATAACTAGCTAGGGAAGTGGCAGAGAGTGTGTTTATAGTTTTTCTAACTAAGCACGTTGCAggttacatttaaaattaacaagacaaaagacaaactaCTTGGTAAATCACACATTTACAGGTGTgttgtatgcttgtgtgtgtgtgtgtgtgtgtgtgtgtgtgtgcatcctcaGTGGGTTGTGGGTCCATCCTACTTTGTAGAGTTCACCATTCAGGAGACGGTGTGTTCCAAGAAAACTGCTGCCTCTGAGCTGAGCAACTGCCCACCTATGGACTGTCAGTTTGCTGTAAgtagcagcacacacacacacacacacacacacacacacacatacacatgcatgaacgtacgcgcacacacacacacacacacacacacacatacacacatacctgtTTACCATTTAAGGCTGTCTGATAACAGTAACATAAACTTTACATTTCAGTACCATTTATCTTTAAAGAGTTTTCCCAAAACTGCACCAGCCAAGAATAGCTTATTTGAAAAAGCTTACATGAAAAGGAGTTTAAAATCGATGTTGTGGCCTAAAAATTGATTGGAATGTCTTCATGTCGAATGTGGTCACGCTTAAAGCAGAGCGATCGAGTGAAAGTTCTCTTTCTGAAActtatgatttaaaaatagcAGCTATGAGACAAGGTGTGAGGGCTGAGAACTATTTCATGCTTAAAACTTGGTAAAGTCAAAGGCCAAGAGGATAGGCATTACTTTAAGACAAAATGCTGAGGGGAACTGAGGACAACAccaagaagacagacagagcagcttACAGaagagacagacggagacagATTAGCTGATTGCCGTGGCATCAACTAACGGGCAtcctttaaataaacaaaaagctttttttttttttttagttgtagGACAAATGCACTCAAAGTGGCCTAAATTGGCAGATTTTGCCAATATATTCAACAAGGCATGGCAAGGAGGAGTGATTtggaattttgtatttttacatttttgctgaaaaatGTTGAGAACGCCACACAAGGTGACATTTAAAAACTCTGCACTGAGTCATAATACACAACTGAGACGGTCTGTCATCGGGTGACAAGCTCTGTTTATGCTCCACATGTGCCGCTTGCTCCTCTTCTTACTGTAATTTGTTTCCTCCCAGCATAAAGGTTTCTGCTGGGGCTCACACATAGCCCAGGAGGAGCCTGTCAGAGTGAAGGAGGACTCTTTTCAGAAGCAGCCCGTGGAGGTGAAGTGTGAGATCTACGAACCAGAGGTACTTTCTCCTCCCGTGTCCCCGCAGCGCTGCACCACACAGCAGAGCCGATATATGAACCTTCATATGATGATTCATATGAACAACTGTTTTGCTTATTCAACTGGgtataaacaaacaagcatgcaTATAGTAGTAGAAGCAATATATTAATCATATGCATTGTGTATAAATAATACAGTGCTGCCGGGATGTACACACACTGGAACACAAATGGGCAAGTCAAAACCAAGCGTCTTTCATTAATTATTAAGAAACCTTTTCAGATGTAACACGGTCCAGCTATCACAAATGAACACATACGTCAATTCATTGTTCATGTGACATAAACAATCAGGAGGAAACAATCAGTTTCTCTATTCACTGGAAGAACAGGTAACAGATGTAAAAACCTTAACTGGAATCAGGTGCTATCAACTCAATCAATAAAGCTGCCACTCGTCTCTATCCAACTCAGGCAAATTAGACTTttgtgcatgaacacacatgcatgcattttggtATTTTGCAGAAGGTCTTGGGCAGGTAGTTTAATGTGTTAAAAGAGGCTTTCCCAAAACAAAACCACTATTCTTTTAGCAGGAATAAAGCTGGTGTCATCATCATTTATCTATCGGGGCATTGCAGTTGGGACTTAATTAAACTGTGCCCATGCTTAATGGAAACTTCACAGTTATAGCTACGGGCGCAGGAACATCCAAGTCAAGTGAATTATGGAGGTTGTTTGGAGTGCATTTCTTAAAATTTAGGGACAAAAGTACTATAAGTGAGCCCATGAGTGTAAATATTCAGTGTAGCTGTCATGCGATGACTTAGCAGCTCTATCTCTTCGGGCTCATGGTGCACTACTTGTAGCAGAGAGGTGGAGCTTTaaataaagagaagagaagaagccCCTTTGCCTGGAAATTTTTACATTCAAGCAGCTGCTGTTTACCAGGAGTGGGGTTCGAACCCACGAGGACATTTGTCCATTGGATCTTAAGTCCAACGCCTTAACCTCTCGGCCATCCTGGTCAGTTGTGGGTGCTCCTCTGTATGGCCACAATTTTCAGGCAGATGCCAGAGTTTATAGATGCCTGGTATACACTGTGTgaccactttattaggtccatctatacagtctaatgcagttcagtgcatcAGCTCTGCCATTAATTCTACATTttaagtttataatgttcagtttgtgttgacattgtggagaatgtgtcagtttaattctctgcttattattgaggttgtagtttgcagaggtcttgtactgtactacattatattgtgaggtgtttctaatttttttgtcctccctatttatatacatgtggtgggacagaatattggaaacacctttcagtaaaatgcagtccagtccaacagcagcactaactatgagctcaatggcaaacatagaagtgaatgaacacctctattactgtgacaacaagaaaacctgagcattataggcagcaggaaaggaaactttatggcagaacggTCGtcttggattgtattagattgagTTTATAACCAGCGCTTGACTTTTATCATTTTGGCAAACTCTGAATTCATGCTGAATATATCTATTCAAATTTATTTGAATAGATATATTATTAAGTTCATCACgtttgaatatatttttgacttttccacagcagcaagTTTCAATGTTTGTAGACTACAGCAGCAGTCAAAAAGCAGTCATAATCAATCATATTCAAATGCAACATAGACACACAATTGTGTTTGAGCTTTTAAAATTTATATGTTGAAATTCATTCAGACGGCTTCGTAAAGACTTCAACAGTTTGGACCTCCCAATACAAGATGAATTGCTACTGTGCAGCCTTTTCAGAATAAGAGCACACAGGTGTATCTGGTCAAATGAAGCTCTAATAgcttgtttctttatttcttaaacatgaaacatgcaAGCAATCCAATTAAAAAGTCATTAACTCTCACCCTCTCTGTAGTACCACACTGTAACTTGCTTCATGCATGTGTTATATTTTACAgatttattttaacttaaatCTCTCTCAGAAGCAGCGGGCACTACAACATACTGAGTTAACCATGCTCCCCATTTACCATTCTCTGCAGGCTGCCAGTGTGCAGGAGCAGGCCCATGCCAAGGCAGATAATGGGCATGCCGGGCACCAAgagcacaaccacacacacctgcacccaCATGAGCACCTGCACTCTGCCACACCCACCGCTTCCAGTCCCAGAGTCTCCAAACCCAGGGGCTCCCTCGGGACTCTGGTGGACCGCCCGGCCCCGTCCAGATTGTCCCCGGCTGCCAGCTTCTGCCCCGGCCCTCGCAGACACCACCTGGCCCTAAACCGACTcaagctctgattggctgagcctgGACAGGACTCGACTTCTGATTGGCAGGGACAGAGCAGGTGCAAGTTCAGATTAGCTGGTCAAGCTGCGCCGTTTCTGTACGTCCTAATCAGCATAATGATGAGATGACATACAGTCCCAGTCAAAAGTCTGggcacaccttctcattcaatggtttttctttatttttatcatttttgacATTATACTGTAGATTAATACTTAAGACATCAAAACTTTGTAAGAACACATATGGGattatggagaaaaaacaaaaaagtggtAAGCCAGAATGtttcagtaataaaaataaagaaaaaactatTGAATGAGAATGTATGTCCAAACTTTGAGTAAGTGGAAAATGCGAGTGGGTTCAGTCCTATGACCTCCAGTTTTTGTGAGAAATCAGATTAAGGTGATGCTTCAGTCAAAGCATTTTTATATGGTTTGAGGAAACAAGATTTCCTCCCATGACCCGGGGTTACATGAATTTATTTGGGAAAGTGGAGCTTTAATTATAGAAACACTTTTTAGAAGCAGAGCTGCCCTGGGGACAAAAATAATCCTGTgagttataaaaaaataaatatatataaaaatccaccctaaaacaacTTCaacactgctggaaaaaaaaaaaaaaaaaaaaaaacagcttttggcAAAGTACCTTGGCccattttctctatttctgtGAACAACTGGCCAAAATGGAGATAAACTGACTTCGCAATAAAATAATAGTGCAGCTACAATGGTGTTTTTTCTGCAAACTAAATCATCAGTAGTAATAGGAATCATCAATAATCTCCTGGGCTgacaatatttcaaaaacaagCTATGTGGTTGTTCAGGTTTTCTGCTAATCCTAAACTGTTATTATACAAGCATGCATTTGGGATTTAAAATCAGTGATAGTTGCAGCCTTATTGTTGATATGACATAGGAAAATATTTCTGCAAGGAATCATTCAAGTATATTGTTACTTTTGGACATCATTAACTATGAGCtggaaataaacaataatagaTTTCCTATCAAATCTGAGTCGTGCCACATTGATAATGACATCAGTTCAAGTACACATTgtaaaattacacacatttcttAAGGAGCCAAAAGTTACATTTGTGACAAATTTGTCTGTTGATTGTTTGAATGCTTAAACGCTTCAAAAATGTTAAACTTGTATTAGTAATTACTTGTTCATGCATTTGTCATACAGCCTACACAGTCTTAAAAgattttgctgctgctgatctAAATAATACAAACTGTTCAAACTATACaagcgtgtgtgttttgtagtttCATTATTGATTTCACATAAAAACTATTTCTGCAAGAGATCattcaaattgtttttcattcactttGTTGTGTTGAGCCTCACGTACATATTGTATTACCACAAGTGTTATTACGCGAGAGCTGCCACTCGTCTCCTTCCGTTTCTGCAGCCATGCATGACCAAACCTGTTTTGTCTCATATTGCTTGTCATCCTCTGAAGCTCGCGCATGATAGCTGTCACGATGCATCATCTGTCCGTTCTGCCTGAGCAGCAACTATTGTTGCCGCTAGGTTTAACAGGCGGCATGCAAACTGCTGATATGGAGGAAGCTTGTGTTCGAGGCCGCTGTCTTCTTCCAGGATGCCGAACGTGTCTTGGTAGTCAGCCTGGAGCTCCGTGGAATGATCTCGGTCCAACTCTGCTCCCACCATCTGACTCggctcaaaaaagaaaaagaaaaaaaaaaaaaaaaaacaactgagtgCTTTGACAGAATTTGGGCATCACTGCTGCCGCTTTGCACAGTTCCTCTTTCCAAGGTTTCTTCATCTAGTCAGTGGGACGCGATCCCAATGTGTGTAATCACTGGCAACAAGAGAGAATAACAAAGATAAAGAGGTCAGGTAAAAATGATGGGCTGGAATTTGCCGCCATACAGCACAGTATGTTTCTCTCGCCCCATCAACTGCTTTGACAGCTTTCATTATTGTTTTCTGCACATCAGAATCAGCTTCGgaaagactttattgatccctgaggggaaactgagcAGATTAATCCACAGATACATAGATAAAACAATGATATTTGCTGCTTGCAAGTTTATAAATGTAACTGAATCATGAGAGTTTTtggaaaatatatttccatatttattatttGGCTTTGTAATTCTTTGTAAttctaaacacaacacaaaagtaATCAGTCTGCTTTGCTAGTATAACCATTCAAACAAGGCAGTTTCGAAAGCTTAAATATATTCATGAATCAAGATCAAATATTAGCCACTCCTGGGGCGAGCACAGATGTATGGAAACTAAACTGTGGCTTGGAGGTTTCCAGCCTCTTTTTACTGAGAAGCTCAGGACAAACAGCTCTACCAGGAGTGGGGTTCGAACCCACGAGGACATTTGCCCATTGGATCTTAAGTCCAACGCCTTAACCTCTCGGCCATCCTGGTCACTGATGCTCTTTGTTACAGGATAACTGTGAAACAGTACCAAACCAGAGCCAATAAAACTGccacagaaatgcacaaacatgGTTATGACCAAATGACAGTCAATAAAATGTACACTCTGAACTTCAGAGTGAAGCTGGTATTTATGGCAGACTGGCATTCAGAGTTGGCTTTGATGCACAAAGGTGCATAACTTTGTGCAGTGCAGCAAATTAGTTTGAACTGGTGAGCCATCATTCACAGactatttttttcctgaataaaGACAGCACAtagatattgttttattatctgATCATGTTCTCCACAagatatttaatatatatatatatatatatatatatatatatttttttttttttttttttttttaaatgcggCATTAACCACTGTCTGATCTACTAAGAGTGTATTTCTTCCTCTCAGTTTATCTTCTGGAGAGCTGACACACCACGCAGACTATCAGTGAATCAAAAAAGAAGACAAGCCCATGGAGCGCGGGGTGAAGACgatataaaattattttttgaaagaGATAAGGAGGAAAAGTGCcatgtttttctaattttagtgttaacagaaaaaaaatggaggggaAATGTTCTTACATGTAAATCTCTacttttttcttacatttcttCCTataacaaatgttaaaaataaatgtttttttttccagaaattacaaacattacgattttttttttcccactttcagACAACTTTTACCTGTTTTAAAATTCCTACAAATTCGTCAAGCCTCTAGTTTTAGACAATGAGGTTGAAAATCAAAGTCACCACATTTTCTTTCACCTAACATCAAGACATGCCATAGCATGCCATACAATCTATCCATTAGAATACACATATTGCAGAGGGGAAATTCACACGTCATATAATCAGTAAAATAAGAATGAACAGAGAGTAATTTAAAGTGTTGATGAGGGAGAGACGCTGCTGCCCTTCATCAGcagtgggattcaaacccacacgGGCGTTTGTCCATTGGCTCTTAAGCACAACACCTTAATGAGGCTACACCAGCACATACTGTCAATACAGATGCTTACAGTAACAGGATAATCACAGTAACAGTAAGTAATCTGAACTGGTgagctgtttttcagtctttttttctttacctagacagatttatttttacagagcCGCTGGATGAGGGATGCCGTCAGCTCACAATGCCTgacacaaacagacagtcaGGTTTTAGCCAAAGTGGCCTGGACTCCTTAGAAATTTCAGATAATAACAGCAAGTCTTGATTAATGAGTGGCACTTGATGTTTGAGGCATGAGATTGCCACCTTGCAgtctattttgtgtttgtgaatgaagcCGATCATGTGACCctttgataataaaataaacttgtgATCTTTGTGTTCCTACTATTCCTGACTGCTTTCTTATAATGAATTTTGTTCTAGTTTTATGAACTAGAGGATGTGCTGTGATCACCATTTTTTCCACTAAATAATAATGGGAGCCAAGAGAAATAATAATTTGTCATGCACGTTTTTGTGTTCTGCATGAATAATAGAGAGTGCTGTGACCTACCATATTGTGCAGGGtcattctgttgttgtttttcttgtcttttttgtgtgtgtgtttttgttgtaccAGTCCTGCAAAGCTGTAGATGAAGTACTGCATTTGTAGCTGTGGTCCAAGTTTCTAAAGTTCCTGTGtgtgaaataacaaaaatatctCACAAGTAAATGACAAAATTCATGACATTCAGGAGGCAGATTGCagtgtgacaacaagacaaggaGGGTTGAAACTAGTTTGAAGGTTAAGGGTTTCCTTGAATAGACAGCAAAAGCATTAACACTCATCTGACAAACTACATAGTGCACtgaagatgtgtgtttgtcgacatgcatctgtgtgtgtgtgtgtgtgtgtgtgtgtgtgtgcagacatatCAAAGCTGATGGCACCTAGTAAAGTCTCTTATTCTCATCCATTATCTCAGACTGAAAGCTCATCAAACACCTTGCCCTTGGTAGGTTTATTGTGATGTGTTAGGCACTGGACCGAGTCAAGAATcctacaacaaaaaaaaaaaaagtgtcgctATAAAGGAGGCGGTGATTTGTGGTGACAGTTTCATAGGCCCGTTAAGGCTCGAGCACACAATGTGCTCAGTTGACTGTGAGAGAATGTGAAACAGTTCTAGAGAGGAACAAATCTATGCGGGTTCTCGGTCTCCGGGCAAAGCGGGCTGAATACAAATGCATTCACCCATTTAGAATAGGCTCCTCAGGCTGCCAAGTAACAAAGTGACTCATTTGTACTGTTATGTGGCACAAAATGTCCTGGCGAAAAGAAAACTCATATCAACACAATTCATTACTTTGGGTCGCACCGCTGACATTATTCTCTGTATGTGGGACACGCAAAACCAAAGGCAGCGCTACAGAGAAGCGGCCATCATCAACGGTTTCTCTCCACTGagtggaaatgttttgttttcttggaaACGGTAAAATGAATACAGAAGAGAGGCGAGCTTTAGCGTTAAAATATGCCGACTTATTCATTTCTAtttaaatcatgttttctggaagtaattaaaaaaaaaaaaaaaaaagataaacacatGCAACTAAAATCTGCAAGACCGGTGCACCACAGTGAGAAAGAAACGGGCCAAAATATGCAAAGATATCTTCCCTCATTACTGCAGAAAtacattaatacattttatgCACCGTATATTAAGCTAGGCTGTGATTCACCCATCCAGACATTTTTTGATAAATTCAAACAATCTAGTAATGTAGAACTTGAAAATTGTACTTTGTTTTCCAACATAACAATCCCCcatgaaataacaaaattacCACTCTTGACACaccattgtgtttttcttcctctctatcCCCTAATTGCTccactctgctgctctgacaagTAATTTAAGCCTGAAACTCAGCATTggtaaataaagcaaaatgcaaatgtacatATTTAATTGTGAAGATGCACCCTCCTTCCTATATTACTGTTACTACATTTCCCTTCTCTTTAGTGCATGTACCCAATACATACACCCacctgata contains the following coding sequences:
- the LOC115357416 gene encoding fetuin-B-like; this encodes MNVYLLVLALAVLQQGGRARPDKPGCESPEAVRVAEEALEQINQDRTHGYILSFNRLYDLSHTPEQEKGGLLYKFTIDVLETKCHVISRKPWKQCEVRGADDVPVYGECEVSVFAGAHIELQSYSCATRQVPATAVVESCPDCPTADNLDEPVVMETANLSLQRFNAESRLANYFTLENITKASSQWVVGPSYFVEFTIQETVCSKKTAASELSNCPPMDCQFAHKGFCWGSHIAQEEPVRVKEDSFQKQPVEVKCEIYEPEAASVQEQAHAKADNGHAGHQEHNHTHLHPHEHLHSATPTASSPRVSKPRGSLGTLVDRPAPSRLSPAASFCPGPRRHHLALNRLKL